A window of the Pseudomonas sp. B21_DOA genome harbors these coding sequences:
- a CDS encoding DUF2790 domain-containing protein, with translation MKALLVLALSSLCATAMADEVPTDVAQQQPVIEEYTYSTHLDIAKVVSMSEIPNVCEVVPAKMEYDDSKGQRHILRYSIMGNGCTN, from the coding sequence ATGAAAGCTTTATTGGTTCTGGCCCTCAGCAGTCTGTGCGCAACCGCCATGGCAGACGAGGTCCCGACTGATGTCGCACAGCAACAACCGGTCATCGAGGAATACACTTACTCCACACATCTGGACATCGCCAAAGTTGTATCGATGAGCGAAATTCCAAATGTCTGCGAAGTTGTACCGGCAAAAATGGAATACGACGACTCCAAAGGCCAACGCCACATCCTGCGCTACAGCATCATGGGCAACGGCTGCACGAACTGA
- a CDS encoding ABC transporter substrate-binding protein, protein MKKLVLLGALALSVLSLNAVADEKPVKIGIEAAYPPFASKAPDGSIVGFDYDIGNALCEEMKVKCVWVEQEFDGLIPALKVRKIDAILSSMSITEDRKKSVDFTNKYYNTPARLVMKAGTQVSEGLAELKGKNIGVQRGSIHERFAREVLAPLGAEIKPYGSQNEIYLDVAAGRLDGTVADATLLDDGFLKTDAGKGFAFVGPAFTDVKYFGDGVGIAVRKGDALKDKINTAIAAIRENGKYKAIQDKYFAFDIYGK, encoded by the coding sequence ATGAAGAAACTTGTGCTGCTTGGCGCCCTGGCACTGTCCGTGCTGTCGCTGAATGCCGTCGCTGACGAAAAACCTGTGAAGATCGGCATCGAAGCGGCTTACCCTCCATTCGCTTCGAAAGCTCCGGACGGCAGCATCGTCGGTTTCGACTACGACATCGGCAACGCGCTGTGCGAAGAGATGAAGGTCAAGTGCGTGTGGGTCGAGCAAGAGTTCGACGGTCTGATCCCGGCTCTCAAAGTGCGCAAGATCGACGCGATCCTGTCGTCGATGTCGATCACCGAAGATCGCAAGAAGTCGGTCGACTTCACCAACAAGTACTACAACACCCCGGCGCGTCTGGTCATGAAGGCCGGCACTCAGGTCAGCGAGGGTCTGGCTGAGCTGAAAGGCAAGAACATCGGCGTACAGCGTGGCTCGATCCACGAGCGTTTCGCCCGCGAAGTTCTCGCTCCACTGGGCGCCGAGATCAAGCCGTACGGCTCGCAGAACGAAATCTACCTCGACGTGGCTGCCGGTCGCCTGGACGGTACCGTGGCTGACGCTACCCTGCTCGACGACGGTTTCCTGAAAACCGACGCCGGCAAAGGCTTCGCGTTCGTTGGCCCGGCCTTCACCGACGTCAAATACTTCGGTGACGGCGTAGGTATCGCGGTGCGCAAGGGCGACGCCCTGAAAGACAAGATCAACACGGCCATCGCGGCCATCCGCGAAAACGGCAAATACAAAGCAATCCAGGACAAGTACTTCGCCTTCGATATCTACGGCAAGTAA
- a CDS encoding Bro-N domain-containing protein: MSDPCSVTVFSRHNLFLHGLLLENQPWFSARDVGRLMGFHLNERVVNKLDSDQRRVMWIEYFREPEQHLMLSESGVYALLVYHYVPGNRLLREWLTNEVVPTLRDAADSGDSNRPMLSLLDWPEMSLSLLHWQDEGWIRLRDMPHLLNDQTQRRATTIRPWWRRVAQAFQSSKRSMG, from the coding sequence ATGTCGGATCCATGCTCGGTAACTGTTTTCTCTCGCCACAATCTTTTTCTGCATGGCCTTCTATTAGAGAACCAGCCATGGTTCTCCGCCCGCGATGTCGGCCGCTTGATGGGTTTCCATCTGAATGAACGGGTGGTCAACAAGCTAGATAGCGACCAGCGCCGCGTTATGTGGATTGAGTACTTTCGAGAACCTGAACAGCATCTGATGCTCAGTGAGTCTGGGGTTTATGCGCTGTTGGTCTATCACTACGTTCCGGGAAATCGGTTATTGCGTGAATGGCTCACCAACGAGGTCGTGCCGACCTTGCGTGACGCTGCGGATTCAGGAGATTCAAATCGGCCAATGTTGAGCTTGTTGGATTGGCCGGAGATGTCGTTGAGTTTGCTGCATTGGCAGGATGAGGGCTGGATTCGGCTACGGGATATGCCGCACCTGTTAAATGATCAGACGCAGCGGAGAGCAACTACGATTCGACCTTGGTGGCGACGAGTTGCTCAGGCGTTCCAATCTTCGAAGCGCTCAATGGGCTAG
- a CDS encoding glycerophosphodiester phosphodiesterase: MPATFTRSALVLSLLIGLGQAHAASHPEPKAIAAAHGIPHPAVIAHRGASFDAPESTAAAYKLARDLGADYLEMDLQRSKDGVLFALHDDNLQRTTDVASKFPERKDSPATAFTMAELKTLDAGSWFNTKYPDRARPSYAGLKILTLDEIIDIARANPQHKPGLYIETKEPQLFPGIEHDLKEKLQDRGWLSPAGSKLAKSALGVGQGKGKVILQTFDKNSLQLLEKEMPQVPKILLLWVGEGSIEPKSAVTFAASGEKDKNVFYGKQEPKSEAEFKQWVDYAKAQGAIGTGPSAKLTHGGDQSYSDLVQPWMNQYTHDQGMLVHVYTVDEAVDYEKVMAAGVDGIFTNRASELLKFYKRPVVGSVDEVLKKNGF; encoded by the coding sequence ATGCCTGCCACTTTTACCCGAAGCGCTCTGGTGCTGAGTCTGTTGATCGGCCTCGGTCAGGCGCACGCCGCCAGCCATCCCGAGCCCAAGGCAATCGCTGCCGCCCATGGCATTCCGCATCCGGCGGTGATCGCCCACCGTGGCGCGTCGTTCGATGCCCCGGAATCCACCGCTGCGGCCTACAAACTGGCCCGTGACCTCGGCGCCGATTACCTGGAGATGGATTTGCAGCGCAGCAAGGACGGCGTGCTCTTCGCCCTGCACGACGACAACCTGCAACGCACCACCGACGTCGCCAGCAAATTCCCCGAGCGCAAGGACAGTCCGGCCACCGCGTTCACCATGGCCGAACTGAAAACCCTCGATGCCGGCAGCTGGTTCAACACCAAATACCCTGACCGCGCACGCCCCTCCTACGCCGGACTGAAAATTCTCACCCTCGATGAAATCATCGACATTGCCCGCGCCAACCCGCAGCACAAACCGGGCCTGTACATCGAAACCAAAGAGCCGCAGCTGTTTCCCGGCATCGAACATGACCTCAAGGAAAAACTTCAGGATCGCGGTTGGCTGAGCCCGGCCGGTTCGAAACTGGCGAAAAGTGCGCTCGGCGTCGGTCAGGGCAAAGGCAAGGTGATCCTGCAGACCTTCGATAAGAACAGCCTGCAATTGCTGGAAAAGGAAATGCCGCAAGTGCCGAAGATCCTGCTGTTGTGGGTCGGCGAAGGCAGCATCGAGCCTAAATCCGCCGTGACGTTTGCCGCGTCCGGCGAGAAAGACAAAAACGTGTTCTACGGCAAGCAGGAACCGAAGTCGGAAGCTGAATTCAAGCAGTGGGTCGACTACGCCAAAGCTCAGGGCGCGATCGGCACCGGCCCTTCGGCGAAGCTGACTCATGGTGGAGATCAGAGCTACTCCGACCTGGTGCAACCGTGGATGAATCAGTACACCCACGATCAGGGCATGCTGGTGCACGTTTATACGGTCGACGAGGCGGTGGACTACGAGAAAGTCATGGCGGCGGGGGTTGATGGCATCTTTACCAACCGCGCCAGTGAATTGTTGAAGTTTTATAAGCGTCCGGTTGTTGGCAGTGTTGATGAGGTTTTGAAGAAGAACGGTTTCTGA
- the acs gene encoding acetate--CoA ligase, with protein MSAASLYPVRPEVLANTLTDEATYKAMYQQSVVNPDGFWREQAKRLDWIKPFTTVKQTSFDDHHVDIKWFADGTLNVSYNCLDRHLAERGDQVAIIWEGDDPSESRNITYRELHEQVCKLANALRGQDVHRGDVVTIYMPMIPEAVVAMLACTRIGAIHSVVFGGFSPEALAGRIIDCRSKVVITADEGIRAGKKISLKANVDDALTNPETSSIQKVIVCKRTGGDIKWNQHRDIWYEDLMKVAGTVCAPKEMGAEEALFILYTSGSTGKPKGVQHTTGGYLLYAAMTHERVFDYRPGEIYWCTADVGWVTGHSYIVYGPLANGATTVLFEGVPNYPDITRVAKIIDKHKVNILYTAPTAIRAMMASGQAAVEGADGSSLRLLGSVGEPINPEAWDWYYKNVGKSRCPIVDTWWQTETGGNMMSPLPGAHALKPGSAARPFFGVVPALVDNLGNIIEGEAEGNLVILDSWPGQARTLYGDHDRFVDTYFKTFRGMYFTGDGARRDADGYYWITGRVDDVLNVSGHRMGTAEIESAMVAHPKVAEAAVVGVPHDIKGQGIYVYVTLKNGEEPTEQLRLELKNWVRKEIGPIASPDVIQWAPGLPKTRSGKIMRRILRKIATAEYDGLGDISTLADPGVVQHLIDTHKTMNVA; from the coding sequence ATGAGTGCGGCTTCTCTGTATCCCGTTCGTCCCGAGGTTCTGGCAAACACGCTGACTGACGAGGCGACCTACAAAGCCATGTACCAGCAGTCGGTCGTCAACCCTGACGGCTTCTGGCGCGAGCAAGCCAAGCGTCTGGACTGGATCAAGCCTTTCACCACGGTGAAGCAGACGTCGTTCGACGATCACCACGTCGACATCAAGTGGTTTGCCGACGGCACCCTGAACGTTTCCTACAACTGCCTCGACCGTCATCTGGCCGAGCGCGGCGACCAAGTCGCGATCATCTGGGAAGGTGACGATCCTTCCGAAAGCCGCAACATCACTTACCGCGAACTGCACGAGCAAGTGTGCAAACTGGCCAACGCCCTGCGTGGTCAGGACGTGCACCGTGGGGACGTGGTGACCATTTACATGCCGATGATTCCCGAAGCCGTGGTCGCCATGCTGGCATGTACCCGGATCGGCGCGATTCACTCGGTGGTGTTCGGCGGTTTCTCGCCGGAAGCCCTGGCCGGCCGCATCATCGACTGCCGCTCGAAAGTGGTGATCACCGCTGACGAAGGCATCCGTGCCGGCAAGAAGATTTCCCTCAAGGCCAACGTCGACGACGCCCTGACCAACCCGGAAACCAGCAGCATCCAGAAAGTCATCGTGTGCAAGCGCACCGGTGGCGACATCAAGTGGAACCAGCATCGCGACATCTGGTACGAAGACCTGATGAAAGTCGCGGGCACCGTCTGCGCGCCGAAAGAGATGGGCGCCGAAGAAGCGTTGTTCATCCTTTATACCTCCGGCTCCACCGGCAAGCCGAAGGGCGTGCAGCACACCACTGGCGGTTATCTGCTGTATGCGGCAATGACCCACGAGCGGGTGTTCGACTACCGCCCGGGCGAAATCTACTGGTGCACCGCCGACGTCGGCTGGGTCACCGGTCACAGTTACATCGTCTACGGCCCGCTGGCCAACGGCGCGACCACCGTGCTGTTCGAAGGTGTGCCGAACTACCCGGACATCACCCGGGTGGCGAAGATCATCGACAAGCACAAGGTCAACATCCTCTACACCGCACCGACCGCGATCCGCGCGATGATGGCTTCGGGTCAGGCCGCCGTGGAAGGCGCCGATGGCAGCAGCCTGCGCCTGCTCGGGTCGGTGGGTGAGCCGATCAACCCGGAGGCCTGGGACTGGTACTACAAGAATGTCGGCAAGTCGCGTTGCCCGATCGTCGATACCTGGTGGCAGACCGAGACTGGCGGCAACATGATGAGCCCGCTGCCGGGTGCTCACGCGCTGAAGCCGGGTTCGGCGGCACGTCCGTTCTTCGGCGTGGTGCCGGCGCTGGTCGACAACCTCGGCAATATCATCGAGGGCGAGGCCGAAGGCAATCTGGTGATTCTCGATTCGTGGCCGGGTCAGGCGCGTACGCTGTACGGCGATCACGATCGTTTCGTTGATACCTACTTCAAGACCTTCCGTGGCATGTACTTCACCGGTGACGGCGCGCGTCGCGATGCCGACGGTTACTACTGGATCACCGGGCGCGTGGACGACGTGCTCAACGTCTCCGGGCACCGCATGGGCACCGCCGAGATCGAGAGCGCGATGGTCGCGCATCCGAAGGTGGCCGAAGCTGCGGTGGTGGGCGTGCCGCATGACATCAAGGGGCAGGGCATCTATGTCTATGTGACCTTGAAGAACGGCGAGGAGCCGACCGAGCAGTTGCGTCTGGAGCTGAAGAACTGGGTGCGCAAGGAGATCGGCCCGATCGCTTCGCCGGACGTGATCCAGTGGGCGCCGGGGCTGCCGAAGACCCGTTCGGGCAAGATCATGCGCCGTATCCTGCGCAAGATCGCCACGGCGGAATACGACGGGCTGGGGGATATCTCGACCCTGGCGGATCCGGGTGTGGTGCAGCATTTGATTGATACGCACAAGACCATGAATGTTGCTTAA
- a CDS encoding PepSY domain-containing protein encodes MKTLTALFTAAALTLTAGLAQADVRIDQVPQLVKDGKIKSLESMNAEALKLHPGATITDTDLDNHFNGYEYEVELKTADGKEFDVDFDATTGKVLSNKQDT; translated from the coding sequence ATGAAAACTTTGACTGCCCTGTTTACCGCCGCTGCCCTGACCCTCACCGCTGGCCTGGCTCAGGCTGATGTTCGCATCGACCAAGTGCCGCAACTGGTCAAGGACGGCAAGATCAAGTCGCTGGAATCGATGAACGCCGAAGCACTGAAATTGCACCCGGGCGCAACGATTACCGACACCGACCTGGATAACCACTTCAACGGTTACGAGTACGAAGTTGAACTTAAAACCGCTGACGGCAAAGAGTTCGACGTGGACTTTGACGCCACCACCGGTAAAGTGCTGAGCAACAAGCAAGACACTTGA
- a CDS encoding methyl-accepting chemotaxis protein, which yields MFFNRHKAALEDLQHTVFDQAAMLEAINRSMAVIEFDLDGVVLRANDNFLKTMSYTAAQAIGQPHRHFCTPEFGRSAQYTELWSRLKNGQFQSGTFERVNSQGQPIWLEASYNPIKDASGRVVKVVKYAMDVTAKVQQENEANAKLQAIDRAMAVIEFDLDGNILTANQNFLMRMGYNLAELKGQHHRLFCTPALVNSSAYQDFWRRLNQGEFFHGQFERVDKRGQIVWLEANYNPVYDASGRLYKVVKFASDVTARVEQHEQDARSASTAYHISVATRKVAEQGTQVIQQAASEMREIAEDISQSSTLIAQLGERSEQITAIVNTIRAIADQTNLLALNAAIEAARAGEQGRGFAVVADEVRQLAARTSGSTAEISTMISLIQSETRQAIKSMQGTRDRAAEGVELANQAGTVILQIRDGASEAVDAVSMFANERVPG from the coding sequence ATGTTTTTCAACCGCCACAAAGCCGCCCTCGAAGATCTGCAACACACCGTTTTTGACCAAGCTGCAATGCTCGAAGCGATCAACCGTTCGATGGCGGTGATCGAATTCGATCTTGATGGCGTGGTGTTACGTGCCAATGACAACTTCCTCAAGACCATGAGTTACACGGCTGCGCAGGCGATCGGCCAGCCACACCGGCATTTCTGCACGCCAGAGTTCGGTCGCAGTGCACAATACACTGAGCTGTGGTCGCGCCTGAAAAACGGTCAGTTCCAATCCGGCACTTTTGAACGAGTCAACAGCCAAGGCCAGCCGATCTGGCTGGAGGCCAGTTACAACCCGATCAAGGATGCGTCGGGACGGGTGGTCAAAGTGGTCAAATACGCGATGGACGTCACCGCCAAGGTGCAGCAGGAGAACGAGGCCAACGCCAAGCTGCAGGCGATCGATCGCGCGATGGCGGTGATCGAGTTCGATCTCGACGGTAACATTCTTACTGCCAACCAGAACTTTCTCATGCGCATGGGTTACAACCTCGCAGAGCTAAAAGGCCAGCATCACCGCTTGTTCTGCACCCCGGCGCTGGTCAACAGCAGTGCCTATCAGGATTTCTGGCGCCGCCTGAATCAGGGCGAGTTCTTCCACGGGCAGTTCGAGCGCGTGGATAAACGCGGTCAGATCGTCTGGCTGGAGGCCAACTACAACCCGGTCTACGACGCTTCGGGGCGTTTGTACAAAGTTGTGAAGTTCGCGTCTGACGTTACCGCCCGTGTCGAGCAACACGAGCAGGACGCGCGCAGTGCCAGCACCGCTTATCACATCTCGGTGGCGACGCGAAAAGTCGCCGAGCAAGGTACGCAGGTGATTCAACAGGCTGCCAGCGAAATGCGCGAAATCGCCGAGGACATCAGCCAGTCTTCAACTCTGATCGCGCAACTGGGCGAACGCTCTGAACAGATCACGGCCATCGTCAACACCATCCGCGCGATCGCCGATCAGACCAACCTGCTCGCCCTGAATGCTGCCATCGAAGCGGCGCGCGCCGGTGAACAGGGTCGCGGTTTTGCCGTGGTGGCCGATGAGGTCCGGCAACTGGCGGCGCGCACCAGCGGCTCCACAGCGGAAATTTCTACCATGATCAGTCTGATCCAGAGCGAAACACGGCAGGCGATCAAGAGCATGCAAGGCACCCGCGACCGCGCCGCAGAAGGCGTGGAATTGGCCAATCAGGCCGGGACGGTGATTCTGCAGATTCGCGACGGCGCCAGCGAGGCAGTGGATGCGGTGAGCATGTTTGCCAATGAGCGGGTGCCGGGGTGA
- a CDS encoding sulfite exporter TauE/SafE family protein, with protein sequence MFYLLLTLFGCLTGISAVLFGFGGGFVIVPLLYRMLTASHAADDPIAQSAMHIAVATSTCVMIVNALIATRKHQRAGNLLRDYLWPLGGFIGVGAVVGAIAAMWVSGQVIRYAFITYLGVTIVDCLLRRGFLTQSQTTFPRRLTSTETSAGGVGIGAIATFLGVGGSVMTVPLLRRCGLSMSQATSMANPLSVPVALAGTLTYMALAGFTESDLGVWYIGYVDVLAFAVLTVGSLLGIRLAARWIGRIPDRVHARAYIGLLMVVMISLCLS encoded by the coding sequence ATGTTCTACCTCCTGCTTACATTGTTCGGCTGCCTCACCGGCATCAGCGCCGTGCTCTTCGGTTTCGGCGGCGGCTTCGTCATCGTGCCGCTGCTCTATCGCATGCTCACCGCCAGCCACGCAGCCGACGACCCCATCGCGCAATCGGCCATGCACATCGCCGTGGCCACCTCGACCTGCGTGATGATCGTCAACGCCCTCATCGCCACGCGCAAACACCAGCGCGCGGGCAATCTGCTCCGGGACTACCTCTGGCCATTGGGCGGGTTTATCGGCGTAGGCGCGGTCGTCGGTGCCATCGCTGCGATGTGGGTCAGCGGCCAAGTGATCCGCTACGCCTTCATCACCTATCTGGGCGTGACCATCGTCGATTGCCTGCTGCGCCGAGGATTTCTCACACAGTCCCAAACCACATTCCCACGGCGACTGACCTCAACAGAAACATCCGCCGGCGGCGTAGGCATCGGCGCCATCGCGACGTTCCTCGGCGTAGGAGGAAGCGTCATGACCGTGCCGCTGCTGCGCCGTTGCGGGCTGAGCATGTCGCAAGCGACGTCCATGGCCAATCCGCTCAGCGTGCCGGTAGCGCTGGCCGGGACGCTGACGTACATGGCGCTGGCCGGTTTCACTGAGTCTGATCTGGGTGTTTGGTATATCGGATATGTCGATGTCCTGGCGTTTGCAGTGCTGACGGTTGGCTCGTTGTTGGGGATCAGATTGGCTGCGCGATGGATTGGGCGGATACCGGATCGGGTGCATGCGCGCGCGTACATCGGTTTACTTATGGTGGTGATGATCAGCTTGTGCTTGAGCTGA
- a CDS encoding TetR/AcrR family transcriptional regulator gives MTAPQRLTDRKREAIIQAAIAEFRAHGFEITSMDKIAATAGVSKRTVYNHFPSKEELFAEILNQLWARIIAEPSVSYDRERPLHEQLRLMLREKVQMMADENFLTLARVAIAATIHSPERAQNMIERMGEREEGLTVWIRAAQADGRLKPVDPEFAAHQVQGLLKAFAFWPQISLGRAALDPDAQNAVAESALEMFLALYQR, from the coding sequence ATGACCGCTCCACAACGCCTCACCGATCGCAAACGCGAAGCCATCATCCAGGCAGCGATCGCCGAATTCCGTGCCCACGGGTTCGAAATCACCAGCATGGACAAGATCGCCGCCACGGCGGGGGTGTCGAAGCGGACGGTGTACAACCACTTCCCGAGCAAGGAAGAGCTGTTCGCCGAGATCCTTAATCAGCTGTGGGCGCGGATCATTGCCGAGCCATCGGTGAGCTACGACCGCGAGCGACCGCTGCATGAGCAGCTGCGCCTGATGCTGCGAGAAAAAGTGCAGATGATGGCTGACGAGAATTTTCTCACCCTCGCCCGGGTGGCGATTGCCGCGACCATTCATTCCCCTGAACGTGCGCAGAACATGATCGAGCGCATGGGCGAGCGCGAGGAAGGCCTGACCGTCTGGATACGCGCGGCGCAAGCCGACGGACGGCTCAAGCCGGTGGATCCAGAGTTTGCCGCGCATCAAGTGCAGGGGTTGCTCAAGGCATTCGCGTTCTGGCCGCAGATCTCGCTGGGTCGCGCGGCCCTTGATCCAGACGCGCAGAATGCAGTTGCCGAGTCGGCGCTGGAGATGTTCCTGGCACTGTATCAGCGGTGA
- a CDS encoding ABC transporter permease yields the protein MLKGYGAVILDGAWLTLQLALSSMALAIVLGLIGVALRLSPVRWLAWLGDLYSTVIRGIPDLVLILLIFYGGQDLLNRVAPMLGYDDYIDLNPLAAGIGTLGFIFGAYLSETFRGAFMAIPKGQAEAGMAYGMSSFQVFFRVMVPQMIRLAIPGFTNNWLVLTKATALISVVGLQDMMFKAKQAADATREPFTFFLAVAAMYLVITSVSLLALRHLEKRYSVGVRAADL from the coding sequence ATGTTGAAAGGCTACGGGGCTGTCATCCTCGATGGCGCATGGCTGACGCTTCAGCTCGCCTTGTCGTCCATGGCTCTGGCCATCGTTCTCGGGCTGATCGGTGTCGCGTTGCGCCTGTCGCCGGTGCGCTGGCTGGCGTGGCTGGGCGACCTGTATTCGACGGTGATCCGCGGCATTCCCGATCTGGTGCTGATCCTGCTGATCTTCTACGGCGGTCAGGACTTGCTCAACCGCGTCGCGCCAATGCTTGGCTATGACGACTACATCGACCTGAACCCGCTGGCCGCCGGTATCGGTACCCTCGGTTTCATCTTCGGTGCGTACCTTTCGGAGACGTTCCGGGGTGCGTTCATGGCGATTCCCAAGGGCCAGGCCGAAGCGGGCATGGCGTACGGCATGAGCAGTTTTCAGGTGTTCTTCCGGGTGATGGTGCCGCAAATGATCCGCCTGGCGATTCCCGGCTTCACCAACAACTGGCTGGTACTGACCAAGGCCACCGCGCTGATTTCCGTAGTCGGTCTGCAAGACATGATGTTCAAGGCCAAGCAGGCGGCGGATGCCACGCGCGAGCCTTTCACCTTCTTCCTCGCAGTGGCGGCGATGTACCTGGTGATCACCAGTGTTTCGTTGCTGGCATTGCGTCACCTTGAGAAGCGCTACTCGGTAGGCGTAAGGGCGGCTGATCTATGA
- a CDS encoding type II toxin-antitoxin system RelE/ParE family toxin: MPTEVQDVFGHALDLAQRGLKYSDAKPMKGFGGAGVLELIEDFDTDTYRAIYTVRFGSAIYVLHCFQKKSKSGIKTAQSDIDLIRNRLRAAQEHAKGSENHGD; this comes from the coding sequence ATGCCCACAGAGGTACAAGACGTTTTTGGTCACGCACTGGATCTGGCTCAACGTGGCCTGAAGTATTCAGATGCAAAACCAATGAAAGGGTTCGGAGGCGCAGGTGTCCTGGAGTTGATAGAAGACTTCGACACCGACACCTACCGCGCCATTTATACGGTTCGTTTTGGCAGTGCAATTTACGTTTTGCACTGCTTTCAGAAAAAGTCGAAAAGCGGGATTAAAACCGCCCAGTCGGACATTGATCTGATCAGAAACAGACTTCGAGCCGCCCAGGAACATGCGAAAGGATCAGAAAACCATGGAGATTGA
- a CDS encoding XRE family transcriptional regulator, producing MASLAMNHVLERIALFQFTPTHCVQARAMLGWSVEQLSREAEVAVADIQRFEAQQDVADAARLALAYRFEAQGLVFFPGFAPGRSVRAQGMAGESVGRGDFAMAD from the coding sequence ATGGCCTCTCTTGCGATGAACCACGTCCTCGAACGCATTGCACTTTTCCAGTTCACCCCGACCCACTGCGTCCAAGCCCGCGCCATGCTGGGCTGGAGTGTTGAACAACTGTCGCGCGAGGCCGAGGTGGCAGTGGCAGATATCCAGCGTTTCGAAGCGCAGCAGGACGTGGCGGACGCCGCAAGACTGGCACTGGCTTATCGGTTTGAAGCGCAGGGGTTGGTGTTCTTCCCGGGGTTTGCACCGGGGCGCAGTGTCAGGGCGCAGGGGATGGCGGGGGAATCGGTGGGGCGTGGGGATTTTGCGATGGCTGACTGA
- a CDS encoding DUF2025 family protein gives MRITSQLICQAADDLKGFVGLNRKTSQYIVRFSEDSFGMDVADDGIIPASEFVWATASDTTMTLRRELIQLLLDQHIDDRINITEPLRVYMSRAEVPEIVAVRSLVRG, from the coding sequence ATGCGCATCACCTCCCAACTCATCTGCCAGGCCGCCGACGATCTCAAAGGCTTCGTCGGCCTCAACCGCAAGACCAGCCAATATATCGTGCGCTTCAGCGAAGATTCCTTCGGCATGGACGTGGCTGACGACGGCATCATCCCGGCCAGTGAATTCGTCTGGGCGACGGCGTCGGACACCACCATGACGCTCAGGCGCGAGTTGATTCAGTTGTTGCTCGATCAACACATCGACGACCGCATCAACATCACCGAACCGTTGCGGGTTTACATGAGCAGGGCTGAAGTGCCAGAGATTGTGGCGGTGCGGAGTCTGGTGCGCGGTTGA
- a CDS encoding ABC transporter permease produces MIFDYNVIWEALPLYFGGLLTTLKLLALSLFFGLLAALPLGLMRVSKNPFVNGAAWLYTYVIRGTPMLVQLFLIYYGLAQFEAVRESFLWPWLSSATFCACLAFAINTSAYTAEIIAGSLKATPNGEIEAAKAMGMSRFKLYKRILLPSALRRALPQYSNEVIMMLQTTSLASIVTLIDITGAARTVNAQFYLPFEAYITAGVFYLCLTFILVKLFKLAERRWLSYLAPRKH; encoded by the coding sequence ATGATCTTCGACTACAACGTCATCTGGGAGGCACTGCCGCTGTACTTCGGCGGCCTGCTGACCACCCTCAAACTGCTCGCGCTGTCGCTGTTCTTCGGCTTGCTCGCGGCGTTGCCGCTGGGGCTGATGCGCGTCTCGAAAAACCCGTTCGTCAACGGCGCCGCGTGGCTGTACACCTACGTGATCCGTGGCACGCCGATGCTGGTTCAGCTGTTCCTGATCTACTACGGTCTGGCCCAGTTCGAAGCGGTGCGCGAAAGCTTCCTGTGGCCGTGGCTGTCGAGCGCGACGTTCTGTGCGTGTCTGGCTTTCGCGATCAACACCAGCGCCTACACCGCGGAAATCATCGCCGGCAGCCTCAAGGCTACGCCGAACGGTGAGATCGAAGCGGCCAAGGCCATGGGCATGTCGCGCTTCAAACTGTACAAGCGCATTCTGCTGCCGTCGGCCCTGCGCCGCGCGCTGCCGCAGTACAGCAACGAAGTGATCATGATGCTGCAGACCACCAGTCTGGCGTCGATCGTGACGCTGATCGACATTACTGGCGCGGCACGAACCGTCAACGCGCAGTTCTACCTGCCGTTCGAGGCGTACATCACCGCTGGCGTGTTCTACCTGTGCCTGACCTTCATTCTGGTCAAGCTGTTCAAACTGGCCGAGCGTCGCTGGTTGAGCTACCTCGCGCCACGGAAGCACTGA
- a CDS encoding HNH endonuclease, giving the protein MRAQGICESCEMPAPFLKKDGIPYLEPHHVNRLSDGGLDHPRYVAAVCPSCHREIHSGVHGALVNQRLKLRLEAIEG; this is encoded by the coding sequence ATGCGTGCTCAGGGAATATGCGAAAGCTGTGAGATGCCTGCTCCATTCTTGAAGAAAGATGGCATACCCTATTTAGAACCTCATCATGTGAATAGGCTCTCCGATGGTGGTTTAGACCACCCACGGTATGTGGCAGCTGTATGTCCAAGTTGTCACCGGGAAATTCATTCTGGGGTGCATGGCGCATTGGTGAATCAGAGATTGAAGCTTCGGTTGGAAGCAATTGAAGGTTGA